GACGGTACAATTGATGATTAACGGCTCACTTTTTGTCGCCCCATCAATGGCTTGCTGATTCAAAAGGCCATGATTGATATAGACATCCCCTGTCACTTCACAGGTTTCAGGTGTCGGTGGAACCGCACCACAATAAGAGCCAGGGATCACGCGACCACTTAAGTTACCGTCATTCGCTCCCTGCCAATACATCACACCAAAACAACTCCCCACCGCACGTAATGGGTCCGGTGTAACTGTCCCCCAACTCCCCGACACACCATTTTTTTGCACAAAAGCAGCTCTCATATCTTGCGCAGTTGCCCCATTGGGAACTAATACGCGCGTCAATGCATTTGATGGGTTACCACATATTTCAGCATTGGCTGCATTTGAGTAATGGCATATTGCGACAGAACAAGATGATGAGGTACAAAGTACGCCCGAAGTTTCTTCGCTCGGCCAAGAGAATGTTCCTTGATATTGTGTTCCGACACGCACTTGTGTCGAAACCCAAGCACTGGCTTGGCTATAGAGCGGCAATAAGAACAGCACGCAAGCTATTAGCCAAAAATATCCATGATTTAATCGCATATTAGGCTGTTCCATTTATCTAAGTTCCATTTTCTCTTCAGCACGGGTGCTGTTGATAATAAATTTTAGCGGCAACATATTAATGTCGATGTAGTATCAAACGGGAATAACCGCCGCTCAATAATATTGCAAATTAAAGGTCGCCACGGCATTAAACTCACCGCGCTTAATTGTGCGTTGACTAATGGCGTCTGGTTCACCTTGAACATAGGCTTTCAGGCTAATCGTATTACTGTTATTGCTCAGAATCATTTCGTCACTCGATTGATCTAAAGGCAATAAATTCCCTGCGAGAGTTTCAATACCAATACCCACACCCATATCAGGATCTGACACCGCTAATAACCCCGGTAATTTAGGGTTATTATTTCCAGTAAACTTAATCGTGACGATATTCCCCAAGGTGATATCGCAATCCACCAGATGAATTTCGAATTGCTTACCTAAAGTACGTTGTCTCGAATAGATTAATTTATCGACCACGGGATCAAAACTCATGGTAATAGCTTCATCGCCAGGACGAATGGTGCAGGGTTCAGCCACTAATGCGCCATGAAAACGCATATTATCTGCCCCCCATGTCGGCATCACAAAAAAGAGATTCAGCATCAAAAAGCTAAATAAAATTCGACTAGGGCGCATCAGCAGATTTAATTTTTTCATCATGTGATCCTATTGATAATCCACGAGTAGTGTGGCGGTCGCCTCAAAGCTCCCTTCAGCTAAGGTCGCTCCTGGAGCTTGAACCGGCACCGCTTGAAGTACGGGTGGATTACTTTGGTCATAGGGAATACGCGTATTGAGGGTAAAAGCACTACCATTCTTCAGTATGCGAATACCCAAATTTGGCGTATTCGTTTGGATGGCGGCGGTATCAAAGGTTGTCACCGCACCACTCACGATCGTTATACCCAATTCTGCGCTGCCAACGGGTGAGCTACAGACGGCAGTGTAAGGCACAGCCCGGGTATAATTGATGCCATCAATTTTATTCACCCCAAGATTTTCCCCAAAAGGAACATCAAGGGTATCCCCCCCACTAATGACACAGGGTGCAGGGGTAATTAATGTCCCCATGAACAACATGTCATCCGCATAGGTCAGCGTACTGCTCAATGCGAGAAGCATTGCGATAAAACAACTCGATAACCATAATCTGTTTTTCATTACTGATACTCCACAACCATGGTCGCAGTACCGTAAAACGCCCCAGCACTCAAGGTTGCACCGTTTTGTTTGACAGGCACCGCCTTTAACACGGGGATGGTTGGATAAGAAAAGTTGAATGTGCTATTGAGTGCTAATGCTTGATCATTGCGTAACAGTTTGATGCCCAATGATGAATTATTGGTACTCAATACATTGTTATCGAAACCCGCACCATTACCTTTGATCGTCATTTTCAACGCATTATTGACAGCAGCATTACAGTTCAATGTATAAGTCACGGTCTGCATGTACTCTGTGCCATCAACACGAGAAGTCAGAACATCATTGCCAAAATTGACAAGGATGGTACCGCTGTTGTTGATGACACAAGGCGGTGAATCATTCAACGTGCCGGAAAACATCATATTATCTGCATAGGCCAACGTACTGCCCAGCGCCAGTACCATTGCAACGGAACAGCGCAACATCAGTGAGTGAATGTTCATTACTGGTACTCCACAACTAAGGTCGCAGTGCCGGAAAAATATCCTGTGCTCAAGGTGCTATTGTTTTGTTTAACCAGCACGGCTTCTAATACCGGAAGCGTCGGATAGGTAAAGTTGAATGTGCTGTTCAATGTTAATGGCTGCCCATTACGTATCAGTTGGATCCCCAACTGTGAATTGCTCGTTCTCAACTTGCTGGTATCAAACGTTGCACCATTACCGATGATGCTCATTTTCAATGCATTCGAGGCTGCTGAATTACAGTTCAATGTGTAGTTCACCGGCTGTTTGTAATTAACACCGTTAATATTTGACGTCAGAAGGTCATCGCCAAAATTGACATTAATGGTGTTATTGCTGTTGATCACACAAGGCGGCGCAGCAAAAATAGTGACCGAGACATTGACCGCAGCAACTTTATTCAGCGCCCAGGCAGAACTGCTTAGCAATGTCGCGGCCCCGATAAAGGTCATCATGACCATCGGTACCCATCGGGTAGCAACATTACGACTCACAGAACCACTACAAACAAAAGTCATCCCATATTCCTTTTTTATCATTCAGTCTGACATTCGCCTGTCGTCTCATGTACTCGGCGAAAACCGTGCCGAGCTGCACGGTTATTTGATGCTTTCAACCACTGAGCAGGTGCTGCCGGTACAACCAAAGATCAATTTTGGTCGGCCACCAAAGTCATTGACGTAAGTCAGGACAGGTTTACTGCCTAATGCCGCTGCGCTGACAGACAACATGCTCTGCGATTTTGGTGCGATCATCAGCGGCTCAAAACCAGCTGCCGTTTTGCCCTCTTTTTTGTCAGTGGCGTCCACCAGCGTGACGTAATACGGCGTCGGGTTATTCACCTGATAGCGATCACCTTGACGGGTCAGCTGGAGCTTTTCTTGCCAAGGTGTCGATAAATCGGTTTTCTGCGGCACGATACTTTCTGGCCGATAAAAAAGTTTGATGCGGGTTTGCAGTGCAATCTGCAATGTATTGGCTTTATCTGAACGTGGCGGGATCTCGCGCAGGTTAAAGTAGTACAGTGTTTCACGGTCTTGCGCCAATTGGCTTATCGCAGGCAACGTCTGTACTTTTAACTGGCTGAGTGCACCTGGTTCTACACGCTGAACAGGGGGAACCACCGTCAGCGGCGTATTAATTTTGTTCCCCTGCTCATCTTCAA
The window above is part of the Yersinia massiliensis genome. Proteins encoded here:
- a CDS encoding fimbrial protein encodes the protein MKNRLWLSSCFIAMLLALSSTLTYADDMLFMGTLITPAPCVISGGDTLDVPFGENLGVNKIDGINYTRAVPYTAVCSSPVGSAELGITIVSGAVTTFDTAAIQTNTPNLGIRILKNGSAFTLNTRIPYDQSNPPVLQAVPVQAPGATLAEGSFEATATLLVDYQ
- a CDS encoding fimbrial protein, giving the protein MKKLNLLMRPSRILFSFLMLNLFFVMPTWGADNMRFHGALVAEPCTIRPGDEAITMSFDPVVDKLIYSRQRTLGKQFEIHLVDCDITLGNIVTIKFTGNNNPKLPGLLAVSDPDMGVGIGIETLAGNLLPLDQSSDEMILSNNSNTISLKAYVQGEPDAISQRTIKRGEFNAVATFNLQYY
- a CDS encoding fimbrial protein, translated to MTFVCSGSVSRNVATRWVPMVMMTFIGAATLLSSSAWALNKVAAVNVSVTIFAAPPCVINSNNTINVNFGDDLLTSNINGVNYKQPVNYTLNCNSAASNALKMSIIGNGATFDTSKLRTSNSQLGIQLIRNGQPLTLNSTFNFTYPTLPVLEAVLVKQNNSTLSTGYFSGTATLVVEYQ
- a CDS encoding fimbria/pilus periplasmic chaperone, with translation MKLNKKLRITALLVTAMMAQQASAAIALDRTRVILNGGDKSMSLNISNQNKQLPYLAQGWIEDEQGNKINTPLTVVPPVQRVEPGALSQLKVQTLPAISQLAQDRETLYYFNLREIPPRSDKANTLQIALQTRIKLFYRPESIVPQKTDLSTPWQEKLQLTRQGDRYQVNNPTPYYVTLVDATDKKEGKTAAGFEPLMIAPKSQSMLSVSAAALGSKPVLTYVNDFGGRPKLIFGCTGSTCSVVESIK
- a CDS encoding fimbrial protein, translating into MNIHSLMLRCSVAMVLALGSTLAYADNMMFSGTLNDSPPCVINNSGTILVNFGNDVLTSRVDGTEYMQTVTYTLNCNAAVNNALKMTIKGNGAGFDNNVLSTNNSSLGIKLLRNDQALALNSTFNFSYPTIPVLKAVPVKQNGATLSAGAFYGTATMVVEYQ